One window from the genome of Haloarcula sp. CBA1127 encodes:
- a CDS encoding twin-arginine translocation signal domain-containing protein, with protein MQLSRRDFLTAAGAGTVGALAPGESLHLVTDTRPGDVSGALEDRTSAPPRVAVEQKESGVWALQISKTVPDPAEDVTC; from the coding sequence GTGCAGCTGTCACGGCGCGACTTCCTGACCGCAGCGGGCGCTGGGACGGTCGGCGCGCTCGCTCCCGGTGAGTCGCTCCATCTCGTAACTGACACCCGTCCGGGCGATGTTAGCGGAGCTCTCGAAGATCGTACCTCGGCACCGCCACGGGTGGCCGTCGAACAGAAGGAGTCCGGGGTGTGGGCGCTACAGATATCCAAGACCGTTCCTGACCCAGCCGAAGACGTGACCTGCTAA
- a CDS encoding tubulin/FtsZ family protein yields the protein MRVAAVGIGGAGGRIVERLWQDNERRETTYLGAACALDTDTEALTELDALPDDRRHTFGLSETNGSGTNGDRTNGAAAIEDERLEVRRAIDELVTSDIDAIVLVAGLAGGTGSGATAHIADALREVYTIPVYCLAVLPAGRDDEAAANTIKALRALESTVDGQILFDNEAWLGSGQTVEAAAETLNETVVTRLAALFAAGEATASEAVGQSVVDASEIINTLSDSGFTALGYASQDLQSADGGGDGTVIDQLKNRFLGDSSDDVDEIEAYNAVETTLRRAVRGKLTTQCGLDSVDRALAVFAGPPEWLIRDAVTDGRRWLTEELQSPEVRSGDMPTPGRNTLSVLVVLSGVSELPRLVELKTLIDESE from the coding sequence ATGCGAGTCGCGGCAGTCGGAATCGGTGGTGCTGGAGGCCGGATCGTCGAGCGGCTATGGCAGGACAACGAACGCCGCGAAACGACGTATCTCGGCGCGGCCTGTGCCCTCGACACGGACACCGAAGCACTCACTGAACTCGACGCACTTCCGGACGACCGTCGGCACACCTTCGGACTCTCCGAAACAAACGGGAGCGGAACGAACGGGGACCGGACGAACGGTGCCGCCGCCATCGAAGACGAACGGCTCGAAGTGCGCCGGGCAATAGATGAATTGGTGACGAGCGATATCGACGCAATCGTCCTCGTGGCCGGGCTTGCTGGCGGGACGGGTAGCGGCGCCACCGCCCACATTGCTGATGCGCTCAGAGAGGTTTACACGATCCCAGTCTACTGTCTGGCGGTGTTGCCCGCCGGCCGAGACGACGAAGCAGCCGCGAACACCATCAAAGCACTCCGGGCGCTGGAATCGACCGTCGACGGGCAGATACTGTTCGATAACGAAGCGTGGCTCGGCAGCGGGCAGACGGTCGAGGCGGCCGCCGAGACACTGAACGAGACGGTCGTGACGCGGCTGGCGGCGCTGTTCGCAGCAGGCGAGGCGACGGCATCCGAGGCAGTCGGCCAGAGTGTCGTCGACGCCAGCGAAATAATCAACACCCTCTCAGACTCAGGTTTCACGGCGCTTGGCTACGCCAGTCAGGACCTGCAATCGGCCGATGGCGGGGGTGACGGGACAGTCATAGACCAGCTCAAGAACCGTTTTCTCGGCGACAGCTCAGACGACGTCGACGAAATCGAGGCATACAACGCCGTCGAGACGACACTTCGCCGCGCTGTACGCGGCAAACTGACGACCCAGTGCGGGCTGGATTCGGTCGATAGAGCCCTGGCCGTGTTTGCCGGACCGCCTGAGTGGTTGATCCGGGACGCCGTTACCGACGGGCGGCGATGGCTCACGGAGGAGCTCCAGTCACCAGAGGTGCGAAGCGGCGATATGCCGACGCCCGGTCGAAACACGTTGTCGGTTCTGGTCGTACTCAGCGGCGTTTCAGAACTGCCGCGGCTGGTGGAACTCAAAACGCTGATCGACGAATCGGAATAA
- a CDS encoding universal stress protein, with amino-acid sequence MTLVVPFDGSELAEAALVRATEFGTVFEEDVLAISVIRNENAKYARERDWIGPNEEFDLETVVTSLHEQVMDLCPSSDFRHTVVDRYAPAGAVAKAIRKMAKREDASMVFIGSENAGHLVTSISSVGGSIASDDAYDVVIVRHRNPSKIAQLRNKSPHRQSKSDFYLPE; translated from the coding sequence ATGACACTCGTTGTGCCGTTCGACGGCTCCGAACTGGCCGAGGCAGCACTCGTTCGGGCGACGGAATTCGGCACTGTCTTCGAAGAGGACGTGTTGGCAATCAGTGTTATTCGGAACGAGAATGCCAAGTACGCCCGAGAACGCGACTGGATCGGGCCGAACGAAGAATTCGATCTGGAGACAGTCGTCACCTCACTGCATGAACAGGTGATGGACCTGTGTCCGAGTTCGGATTTCCGCCATACAGTCGTAGATCGATACGCGCCGGCTGGGGCTGTAGCGAAAGCTATCCGTAAGATGGCCAAGAGAGAAGACGCCTCAATGGTATTCATCGGGAGCGAAAACGCCGGCCACCTCGTCACGAGCATCAGCAGTGTCGGCGGGTCGATTGCCTCGGACGACGCCTACGACGTCGTCATCGTTCGCCATCGGAACCCGTCCAAGATCGCCCAGCTCAGGAACAAGTCCCCGCACAGACAATCGAAATCCGATTTTTATCTCCCGGAGTAG
- a CDS encoding FAD binding domain-containing protein, whose product MSVTISGGSMGGLFTGIALGSAGHDVTIAEQSAGDLRSRGGGIVAQQSIRQFLSRHEIVDPANITTRASERRFLTADGDVRTSTPDSMVFTSWDAVYRQLRAAFPDDRYHTGRTVTGVRATDGTVRFADGDRTTADLVVAADGGRSTARAQLFPDTDAEFADYVAWRGVVPEADVSDAIIDAFDGRFTFYQGKRTLILAYFIPGEDGSTAPGDRRLNWVWYDTLSGRERETIFTDTTGASQQFSVSPGHLQNSVETRQRERATEILPPVFADLVATTAAPFVQAIYDLQIPQMTVDRVCLLGDAAFVARPHTAAGTAKAASDAVELKAALDRHSSLGDALASWDDARTNYGARLVAQGKRMGDERLSLGS is encoded by the coding sequence CTGTCCGTCACCATCTCCGGCGGGTCGATGGGCGGCCTGTTTACCGGCATCGCTCTCGGCAGTGCAGGCCACGACGTAACAATCGCCGAACAATCGGCTGGCGACCTCCGAAGTCGCGGCGGCGGCATCGTCGCCCAGCAGTCAATCCGCCAGTTCCTCTCGCGCCACGAAATCGTCGACCCAGCGAACATAACTACCCGAGCCAGTGAGCGGCGCTTTCTGACCGCTGACGGCGATGTACGGACATCGACACCAGATTCAATGGTGTTCACCTCCTGGGACGCTGTCTATCGGCAGTTGCGAGCGGCGTTCCCGGATGACCGGTACCACACCGGTCGGACTGTCACGGGCGTCAGGGCCACAGACGGCACGGTTAGATTCGCCGACGGGGATCGGACCACCGCCGACTTGGTCGTCGCCGCCGACGGCGGGCGGTCTACAGCCCGGGCACAACTGTTTCCCGACACCGACGCGGAGTTTGCTGACTACGTCGCCTGGCGTGGTGTCGTCCCGGAGGCTGACGTTTCGGACGCGATCATCGACGCGTTCGATGGCCGTTTCACCTTTTATCAGGGGAAGCGAACGCTCATCCTCGCGTACTTCATCCCGGGCGAGGATGGCAGCACCGCCCCAGGTGACCGCCGTCTCAACTGGGTCTGGTACGATACGCTCTCCGGGCGAGAGCGTGAGACTATTTTCACTGACACAACAGGAGCGAGCCAGCAGTTCAGCGTGTCGCCGGGGCACCTCCAAAACTCGGTCGAAACGCGCCAGCGCGAGCGGGCGACCGAGATACTGCCGCCCGTGTTCGCCGACCTCGTTGCAACAACAGCGGCTCCCTTCGTGCAGGCGATTTACGACCTGCAAATCCCCCAGATGACAGTCGATAGAGTCTGTCTGCTCGGTGATGCGGCGTTCGTCGCCCGCCCGCACACGGCCGCTGGCACTGCGAAGGCGGCCAGCGACGCCGTCGAGCTAAAAGCCGCTCTCGACCGCCACAGTTCGCTCGGAGACGCACTGGCGTCCTGGGATGATGCCCGGACCAACTACGGAGCGCGTCTCGTTGCGCAGGGCAAGCGAATGGGCGACGAACGGTTGTCACTTGGGAGTTGA